One Oryza brachyantha chromosome 3, ObraRS2, whole genome shotgun sequence DNA segment encodes these proteins:
- the LOC102718816 gene encoding DEAD-box ATP-dependent RNA helicase 37, whose product MRSSWADSVANAEESAPATGAASAPAANHQNSRPTRSAYVPPHLRGQGPAPTAAPTAAPGPAAVQSSASVQPSGYAAAVGGSRWAGPASGGGTGAVGGLRQGGGGGGGRGGGWNSRPGWDRRDREPNPFADSEAEEAAEVDFESQANTGINFDAYEDIPVETSGNDVPPPVNTFAEIDLGDALNENIRRCKYVKPTPVQRYAIPISIAGRDLMACAQTGSGKTAAFCFPIISGIMKSRPPQRPRGSRTAYPLALILSPTRELSVQIHEEARKFAYQTGVRVVVAYGGAPIHQQLRELERGVEILVATPGRLMDLLERARVSLQMVNFLALDEADRMLDMGFEPQIRKIVEQMDMPPRGVRQTMLFSATFPKEIQRMASDFLAEYIFLAVGRVGSSTDLIAQRVEFVLEADKRSYLMDLLHAQKANGAHGKQALTLVFVETKRGADALENWLFTNGFPATSIHGDRSQQEREYALRSFKSGATPILVATDVAARGLDIPHVAHVINFDLPNDIDDYVHRIGRTGRAGKSGLATAFFNEGNISLARPLCELMQEANQEVPPWLERYSARSSYGGGGRNRRSGGGARFGGRDFRRDHRGGGGGYGGGGGGGYGGGGYGGGGYGGGQGATSSWE is encoded by the exons ATGCGATCTTCATGGGCTGATTCAGTTGCGAACGCCGAGGAATCGGCGCCCGCGACTGGTGCTGCTTCTGCCCCTGCTGCTAATCACCAGAACTCGCGCCCCACTCGCAGCGCATACGTACCTCCTCACCTCCGCGGCCAAGGCCCAGCCCCAACTGCCGCTCCAACTGCAGCTCCAGGACCAGCTGCTGTCCAGTCCTCAGCTTCTGTACAGCCTTCTGGTTACGCAGCTGCTGTTGGTGGCTCTCGCTGGGCTGGTCCTGCCAGTGGTGGCGGTACCGGTGCTGTAGGTGGCCTGCGCCaggggggtggtggtggtggtggccgtggtggtggttggAACTCCCGCCCTGGGTGGGACCGCAGAGACCGTGAACCAAACCCCTTTGCCGATAGCGAGGCAGAGGAAGCGgcagaagttgattttgagagtcAGGCCAACACTGGCATCAACTTTGATGCCTATGAGGACATCCCTGTGGAAACAAGTGGCAATGATGTGCCTCCACCGGTCAATACTTTTGCAGAGATTGATTTGGGTGATGCCCTGAATGAGAACATACGAAGGTGCAAGTATGTGAAGCCTACACCTGTGCAGCGATATGCCATTCCAATCTCCATTGCAGGGCGGGATCTCATGGCCTGTGCTCAGACAGGATCCGGAAAGACAGCCGCTTTTTGTTTCCCTATCATTAGTGGGATAATGAAGTCAAGGCCACCACAGAGGCCAAGGGGATCGAGGACTGCATACCCTCTTGCATTGATTTTATCCCCCACTCGTGAGCTATCAGTCCAA ATTCATGAAGAAGCAAGGAAATTCGCATACCAGACTGGTGTTAGGGTGGTGGTTGCGTATGGGGGAGCGCCAATACATCAACAG TTGAGGGAACTGGAAAGGGGTGTTGAAATCCTAGTGGCTACTCCTGGTCGGCTGATGGATCTGCTGGAGAGGGCTAGAGTATCACTGCAAATGGTGAATTTTTTAGCTCTTGATGAAGCTGATCGAATGCTTGACATGGGGTTCGAGCCACAAATTCGTAAAATTGTTGAGCAGATGGACATGCCCCCACGTGGTGTGAGGCAGACAATGCTGTTTAGTGCCACCTTTCCAAAAGAAATACAG CGGATGGCTTCAGATTTCCTTGCCGAGTACATCTTCCTTGCTGTTGGAAGAGTTGGTTCAAGTACTGATTTGATTGCTCAAAGGGTAGAGTTTGTCCTTGAAGCAGATAAGAGAAGTTACCTCATGGATCTTCTCCATGCCCAAAAGGCAAATGGTGCTCATGGGAAG CAAGCGCTTACTCTGGTCTTTGTGGAGACAAAGAGGGGGGCTGATGCTTTGGAGAACTGGCTTTTTACAAATGGGTTTCCTGCTACAAGTATTCATGGCGATCGATCACAACAG GAAAGAGAGTATGCGCTTAGATCTTTCAAGAGTGGAGCAACTCCCATCCTTGTTGCAACAGATGTCGCTGCCCGTGGACTCGACATACCTCATGTTGCCCATGTCATCAATTTTGACCTCCCCAATGACATAGATGACTATGTTCATCGTATTGGACGAACAGGACGAGCAGGGAAGTCTGGCTTGGCAACTGCATTTTTCAACGAGGGCAATATATCACTGGCGAGGCCATTATGTGAACTAATGCAGGAAGCAAACCAGGAGGTTCCTCCATGGCTTGAGCGCTACTCTGCCCGCTCTTCATATGGAGGTGGTGGCAGAAACCGCCGATCTGGCGGTGGCGCCCGATTTGGTGGCCGTGACTTCCGCCGTGATCacaggggcggcggcggcggctatggaggtggaggtggcggtggctacggaggcggcggttatGGCGGTGGCGGATATGGGGGTGGTCAAGGCGCAACGAGTTCCTGGGAATGA